Proteins encoded in a region of the Antedon mediterranea chromosome 2, ecAntMedi1.1, whole genome shotgun sequence genome:
- the LOC140039779 gene encoding uncharacterized protein: MTVEYSEAGSNIRSQEEDTVYCLEVFLQESEDKKTKTSLGDFLTFVTGADSIPPLGFSNQIHIIFFSKERKMRGYPTASTCGLDLHLPRGYDDPLEFTTLMEEAIINGKGFGKL; this comes from the exons ATGACAGTTGAATATTCAGAGGCAGGCTCCAATATACGAAGTCAAGAGGAAGACACAGTGTATTGTCTGGAGGTTTTCTTACAAGAGTCGGAAg ATAAAAAGACCAAGACATCCCTTGGAGACTTCCTAACATTTGTTACTGGTGCTGACTCAATTCCCCCTCTTGGTTTTAGCAACCAGatacatataattttttttagtaaGGAGCGAAAGATGAGAGGTTACCCGACAGCCAGTACATGTGGGTTGGATTTACACCTCCCCCGTGGATATGACGATCCACTGGAATTCACAACTCTAATGGAGGAAGCCATCATAAATGGCAAGGGTTTTGGaaaactttaa